The nucleotide sequence AACAAATCCGTTTTTACATTATTGAAGCTGGCGAACATCTTGTCTTGTACAATCAAAAACTCGTTCGGATCGATTAACACCTGCATAAACGTGGACAAGCTGCTGAACAACGTCCCCAGAATCAATCCGATTAATAACAGGAAGTAAATGTTTTGCCCTTCTCGTCTAAACAAAAATTTGTAGAGCAAGCCCGCAAAGAGCACCATGATTCCCGTCGAGATAAGAAAGTTAACATTGTTGTTCATCAAGGTGAAGTGTGCGGAACCAAAAACAAAGATCACAAACGTCTGGATGAACATATAGAGCGAATCGAGTCCGATGATGCTAGGCGTCAAGATTCGGTTGTTCGTAATTGTCTGGAAGACCATCGTGGAAAAGGCGATGATGCATCCGGTTAAAATAATGGCGAGAATTTCCTTCGCCCGCCGAGGAAGGATATAGTCCCAGTTGCCGCCGGCGTTAATCGTCATGAATATGGCTATTAAAGCAATGGCCACAATCGACAGGGCACCTATCTTAGCTTTCATTGTTCATATGCCTTTCTTCTCATGAGTAAGTACACGAAGATCGCGCTGCCTATGACCCCAACCATCAAGCCGATGGAAATCTCGTATGGATAGATGATAAGGCGTCCCAGGATATCACAAGCGAGTACAAAAACCGCACCAAGCAAAGCGGTATGACCCAAGCTTTTCTTCAGGTTATCCCCCAGGTACAACGTAACCAGATTGGGAATGATCAGTCCCAAAAACGGGATCGCCCCTACCGTGAGAATAACAACCGAAGTAACACTCGCGACGATGATCAGGCCGATATTGACGACCTGCTTGTAGTTCAGCCCGAGGTTAATGGCGAACTCTTCACCCATTCCTGCAATCGTGAACTTGTTCGCATACAAGTAGGCGATAATCACCAGCGGAATGCTTATGTACAACAGCTCGTAGTTGCCTTTCATAATCGTGGAGAAATCTCCATGCAGCCAGGCAGACATATTTTGCATCAGGTCGTGCTTATAAGCGAAAAACGTCGTAATCGAACCGACGATATTTCCAAACATCAAGCCCACTAGCGGAATGAAAATGGAGTCCTTGAACTTGATTTTGTCGAGAATCTTCATAAAGATAAATGTTCCAAGCAAGGCGAAAGCAAAAGCGACGAGCAGCTTGACCCAAGGACCAGCATCGACGAATACCAAAAGGGAAATCAAAATTCCGAATCGAACGGAATCCTCTGTCCCCGCTGTCGTTGGCGAAACGAACTTGTTCCGCGTCAACTGCTGCATGATCAGGCCAACGATACTCATGCTCATCCCCGCGATAATGATACTGATGAGTCGCGGAATCCGGCTGATCAACATGACTTGTACCTTGTCATCCGTGAGATTGAACAGGTCCCTTGGAGATATATTTATCACACCAATAAAAAGTGAAACGAACGATAGCAAAATAAGTGCTACAACCAAATATCTCTTTTTCATCGCGTCCCTACTCTTCTTACGTTTTCATGGAGTAATGTTCCATATTGACTCGAGTATTTACGAGAGAGAATAATTCTCATGATCATTAATAAAGAGATTCATTCTCAATTAGAACTACCTTTGTTATATTAGCACTTCTTTATCGGAAGGGAAAGCTTTTTTTCATTAGTCGGCTAATTTTTTCCTCAACCTGTCAAAATACCGACAAGAACAAGAAAACCGCCAGGGTAAAAACCCTGACGGTCCTGATTATTTGGATGTGTACGAGCCTGTTACGTTTTGAACGAATCGATCTCCGCCCCCGTCATTCTCAATCAGCACATTTCCTTCGACTGTATCAATGACAATATTGCCGCTTTGGTCCGATATCGTAATATCACCCTTATGCTTCTTGATATACATATCACCGGATTGATCGTGAATCGCTACGTTTCCACCGGTATTTTCCATGACGATATCACCTGAATCGTCTTCGATCAGTTTGAGGGCCGACGCGTCCTTGATCTTGATGTCTCCGGACTGATCACGAATCTCTACCTCTCCGTTTGTATTCGTTAATTGAATATCACCGGAATCATCCTCAATCGTGAGCTTTCCCGTTAGATTGGTCATGTCAATATCCCCTGATCCATCGGTAAGGGCTATCGGCATCTGGGCAGGAACGATTACCGTTAGCGTCATATCCACATAATTTAAACCGATATCTGTGTTCACTTCGGATCGTAGAGTTGCCGTATTTCCATCCTGCTCAAGTGTAATGATGATTTCTTCGGGTTTGACATTTTTCGTTTTGATATCAGCCTCTACATGAATCGCGGTTGCTTTTTCATCACCTTTGACGATCAAATCGCCTGAATCCGTTGCAATATTCAACGCCTCGATGGACTCCGCAGGTAATTCAAGCTGTCTCTTTTCTTCTTCGATCTTAATCACGTTATCGCTGATCGTGCATCCGGCCAAGCTGATTCCTACAGCGATTAAACCTACTCCTATCCACTGTTTCATTTGTTTCATCTGGTTCCCCTCGATACTGGTTATTTTTACAAAATAAGTTCTATATGTATCGTAGCAAAACAGCGTAGAAGAGAAATCAGGCTACAGGGTTGTTCTCTCGTCAGTCTGTAGACGGATATTCCATTGTAGAGATCGCTTCTTTTCCCTACACTACAAGTAAGAATATTTCCCCAATTGAGTTGCCTCGGAGGGTAAAACAATGGACTTGAATCG is from Brevibacillus brevis and encodes:
- a CDS encoding DUF4097 family beta strand repeat-containing protein codes for the protein MKQMKQWIGVGLIAVGISLAGCTISDNVIKIEEEKRQLELPAESIEALNIATDSGDLIVKGDEKATAIHVEADIKTKNVKPEEIIITLEQDGNTATLRSEVNTDIGLNYVDMTLTVIVPAQMPIALTDGSGDIDMTNLTGKLTIEDDSGDIQLTNTNGEVEIRDQSGDIKIKDASALKLIEDDSGDIVMENTGGNVAIHDQSGDMYIKKHKGDITISDQSGNIVIDTVEGNVLIENDGGGDRFVQNVTGSYTSK
- a CDS encoding iron chelate uptake ABC transporter family permease subunit, translating into MKAKIGALSIVAIALIAIFMTINAGGNWDYILPRRAKEILAIILTGCIIAFSTMVFQTITNNRILTPSIIGLDSLYMFIQTFVIFVFGSAHFTLMNNNVNFLISTGIMVLFAGLLYKFLFRREGQNIYFLLLIGLILGTLFSSLSTFMQVLIDPNEFLIVQDKMFASFNNVKTDLLITSYVLVIVIAIYFWRYIKYLDVLSLGRDQAINLGIPYDFVIKRFLIVIAILVSIATALVGPITFLGLLVANLAHQFMKTYQHKYLLAGSALISVIALVGGLLIVKHVFTFSTTLSVIVNFIGGVYFIYLLLKENKA
- a CDS encoding ABC transporter permease yields the protein MKKRYLVVALILLSFVSLFIGVINISPRDLFNLTDDKVQVMLISRIPRLISIIIAGMSMSIVGLIMQQLTRNKFVSPTTAGTEDSVRFGILISLLVFVDAGPWVKLLVAFAFALLGTFIFMKILDKIKFKDSIFIPLVGLMFGNIVGSITTFFAYKHDLMQNMSAWLHGDFSTIMKGNYELLYISIPLVIIAYLYANKFTIAGMGEEFAINLGLNYKQVVNIGLIIVASVTSVVILTVGAIPFLGLIIPNLVTLYLGDNLKKSLGHTALLGAVFVLACDILGRLIIYPYEISIGLMVGVIGSAIFVYLLMRRKAYEQ